The sequence below is a genomic window from Lolium perenne isolate Kyuss_39 chromosome 4, Kyuss_2.0, whole genome shotgun sequence.
AAGCACGGTTTGCCATTGTTCGGGGTCCTGCACGGTTTTGGGATAAGAAAACACTTGCTAAaatcatgacatgttgtgtgattcttcacaacatgatcCTTGAAGATGAGAGAGGGTTAAACTTGCCATGTTTTTATGACAATGTTGGCATCCGAGTGCAACCCGAGAGGAACCCTGATCGGCTTAAAGCTTTTCTTGCAACACATCACAGCATTGAAGATGCCGAGACTCATCACCAGCTCACCCAAGATCTGATCGATCACCACTGGCAGTTGCATGGCCAATGATTTATTACATTCGTTTCCTATTCTTGTATGTGTGAGATGAAACATTTGTTATTTGTTTGATTGCGGGAACATTTGTTATTTGTTTGATTATTCGATTCGAGCATTTGTTGTCAGTTCTCAAAAATATTATTGTAATAATTATGATGATTATTGTGTACTTTGAAACTTTTATTCACTATGATGGTTGTATTGGTTCTGATATGCAAAATATGATAAAATCCTGTTTTTACGGGCCAAAATCGCGTGAAAAATATCAGTACCCGTATTTCCAACCAGTAAAATAGAATACGGGTTGGGAATACAGCTGATATTTCCCACGCATTTTCAGCATGTAAAAACCGAATATAGGGCCTTCTACTCGCGCGATACAGGCTAGTTTTTTAGGGgggctgttagacatgctcttatacATATATTAGTGGTTGGAGCGCCGCTTGGAGGGCCTCCTCACCGGTGCTGTGCGGACCAAATCTCATACCTATCTAATACTTACTAATACCTATCAAATGCAAGGTGAATGTTTGCTATAGCACATGCAAAAAGCTATCAGTCTGCAAGCTAATTAAGATCTGATCTGATCCGCTTGCACACAAAACTCCCAAATATCTATTGTCTGCATGAAGTATACTAAAAGCTAGTGACAGTTGCATTTAGTTTGTATCCAATGAAATACCAAACGGTGACTTAGTGGTTTACATATACAAAGATTCTTACATGAAAGAAATTCCTATGAAAAGGTTGATCAAACCTGAACTAAGCTGCCACGCGTGCTTTACATGTTCACATAGACAACAGATGCACACATCAAGGAAACTCAGGAGCAGACCGAAACACAGAACAAAGTTGGACCTGAAAATTATCACCGTGGTATGAAAATGACACTGACATATAGTTCAGGGCACTATACCTTGCAGTTAACATACACTTCAGACCAGCCTAGCCTCTGAGCCGAGCAGCAATTCCATTGTGTAGGATACCTAGAACAAAAATCAGCTGGATCATCTGACAAGGTTCAAGAAAGCGTATTTAAGCGTACGCTTAAGCGCTGAGCGATAGCATAACGCTACGGTTTGAGCTGAAGCGGTGATTTAAAGCGGTTTGGAAGCAACAAACCAGTTGTTTTCTTCTTTGAACTGAATTTACCTGTCATTGAATCTGCTATTTGCTTGTTATGTGTATGTGTGAtcgttgatcaccttatcaaacttAATTATTTGATGCTTGATACTGTGCTAGCTTTAGTTGTGACTGATTTGATAGCTTTGTCAATTTGATATTTCAGTTTGAATTCATATGTGCTTGCTGGCTTGCTAATCACCTATATCCTTCATATATTTTCTTCATATTTACACGTCAAATGCGTTGACTGCTGGAAAATAGGCAAAGTTCTGGCATTTTTTGAAAACGCTTAAGCGAGCTTAAGCGACGCTTAAGCGCAAAAAGCTCTAAGAGAGAGCCTATCGCTACTCTTATGCTTTACACTTTTTGGAACCTTGACAAATAATGAAATCTCTACATCACAGTAAAGATAGATGCATGTTTTTCAACAATCAACAAATGTGTATATGCATCCAGTTGGGTATCGAAACTCTTACCCATTGAATAACAAAGAACGATCGAAATCTGCAGTTAAAGTTTTAATAGATCTGGATAAAATAACCTTTGGAGAAAAAAAGAGCAGAGTCACATGTGACCAAAGGCAATACTCGTTATGTATAGAAAGTACACACCGCTAATGTGCAGAAATCATATGCAGAGCAAAAAAAGAAAACAAGATTCCCAGTGTAATCCATACAAGAAGTTTGGCACTCGAATAAGGAAAATCCAATTTTCTTTCATTTTGCAGAATCAAGAGATAAATATAGGTGAATAAGTTCAAAGGCTTCCTTATCCACAATAAGAAAATTAGCAGGTGAAAATTAGGTCAGAGAACCAAGCAACCAGCCAGCCATAGACCGAAcacatgaaggacattgatgttttGAGAAAGCCATATGTGGCATGGAAGTTACTGGAATTATGAGAAGATCTAAAAAGCACATTTAGTTTATCAGATCCAAGCATAGAAATACTTAGAAAGATGAAACTATTTATAAAATATCTAAGCAAGCCAAAATGAAAAAGTTTGTTTGTGAGCAGATACAAAGCATCTTCTACATAAATGACAAGGAGGCTTCAGTTACAACTTACAACCACACACCATCCGGCTATCCAGCCATTCCTAGTCTGTCGAAGCATCATTAAATTTTATTTGTCGTGGTGCAAACTACTCAGGGCAGATCTTGCAAAGCCTACATCATAAGTCATAATAAAGCAACATGCAACAGTCACTTCATCAAAGAAAAAACATGGAATAATAGAAGTACATACAGAAGGCAGTATTCAGGATATTTCTTTCCACTCAAATACAATGGTAATGAATGTTATTTTTCTTATGCAATTCAATATTTTATTATACTGCATCGAGATAATATGCTTCTGCCTTAAATATAGGAAAAATAACCACTTCCAACAGAAGCAAAGCTTGATGCTTCCTTGGATGTCGAAACTTAATTGTTCCACGGAAATATGAATATAGGATAGTACAGTACATATGCTTCTCTAAAATCATTGGTATAGTTAAACCTAATTCACGGTACTGAAGTACATGTGCTTTTCTGAATATATTTTCTGAATATATTGATGAAAGCTTAATCAAATTTTGGATCCTAAGGGTTGTCATTTATTTTACCAAGACCTGTTGCATATGTCTCCCTGCCCCTCCTAGCAATATCATGATTAATTTTATCTGAGTCAAGAAAAGCATGCAACAAGACACCTACAGACAGGGCAACACCACATAAGCATTAAGTTTCAGGACAGGTTACAGCTCGTTTATCTGACCTTTTTGGAAATATCCTTACCAAAACAACAAACATCCATCAAATATCAAGCTAGTCACATCATGATCGTCTAAATCCAACTTATGACAGCCAAAGTTTAGGTACTgacataagaaagacacccatacaAAAGTAAAATGgacggtgacggaaacacccacacccatgcgtgggtgtacaaaagtatttctGCCATACAAAATGATATTATATGTAATACCTAACAAAATGAGCTCGGCAACCCAGAAAATGCTGCCCCAATGGCGAAAGCACTGCCACAAAGGACCAAAAGCAAATTAGAAAATATAAGGCAAAAATCTTGAGCAATGATACAGAAGAAAGAAACACGGCTAGAGATTGATAGCACTGAACAGTTGCATCAATATGTTGGCCTCGGCGAAGTGCAAAAGCAAGTCATTTGTTCATGAGAAAATAAGCAATAAGACATTGTTTTCACAagccaacaacaagaagaagcatgTATATATCATGCATAGTACAGAATAAAGACAAAGTCCAACAGTATATACACACCTTTAATTTGTATCTGTTGGTGGCTTCAGAGATCTAAGTATATTCATTGTATCCAAGTCAATACCAACGTCACTTTCATGTTTATCATCTTCCCATTCctgtcataaataacagtagtttTCCACCTGTAAATAGGTATTCAAATGTGACATCGTCTGTATTTGTATTAAGACATGAAAAAAAATACCCTAACACATGGATTCTGTTATCGTAATGGACCTTTTCTTGCAAGAATTATTAGGCAGAGGAAGATGATGCCAGTGTTCTTTTGTTACATAAGGCATGAATGGGTGGAGCAGTTGCAAACAAGTGTTGAGGTAAACATGCAGAGCATATCTACAAGAAGCTGTTACTGAATCGAACTCTTGAGGATCATTAAGTAAGGTTTTGCAGTTTCTATAAATACATGACATCGCTGGTACTGCCAGCATGAGTATATAGCAGATATTGCATCAAATACTTGTATGCTTCTAATGAGGTTAGAGTCCGGCGTCTTGCAATAGCCTTATTAAGTACTGAGAGTATCCTCCACTTGCAGATTGCAGGCATTGGAGACACAGTGATAGTTGCTAGTGGAGTGAAATGATTACCAAGCTTGCCTATTGCAAACCAAATGCCATTCCACAACTTATTACACAATTGTGGATATCCAATAACCCTTTTGATATTCATttctgctccggtgctcctccCCTGGAAAAATTATGGACACTTTAAACATAACAACGGTGGAGATTTTCCCATACATGTTCCTAAGCGGGGGCACGATCTTAATTTCGGTATAGGTCCACCGTCCGTACAGCCTTGTGCATGCCCATATGGCCTGCGTTATGTTGTACCTCGTTATTGTACGACGTGGGGCGGTATTTAGACGGATGTGATCGTTAACTAGACATGTGACCTCTTTTTTTCTTCTTATGTGAGGTACACGTACCGTATCAATATAGACGGGTATTCATGAGCTGGATATGGTTTTCGGTAAACCCAACACATGAAAAAAACCAACTATGACCCTTCAACTTCGTttaggggggagcaccggagcaagGCTCTTTGATATTCAGATTTATCTTGTCAGACTGCAAAACAAAAGATATTCTATAAAAAGATGAACCAGAAGCTTAACACAACAGAAACTGAAATGGGTGTGACTATAACTTGGAAAGTGTAAGAATCAGATAGCTATAGCATTATGTTGCTTGACCTTACTGAATGATCAACTCAGACAAGAAAAAATTTctgaaaaaaacaaaataaacgcTTTAGGGGCAGGGAGATTTTTGCCTCAAGATTGGCTCTGGCCATTTACTCACGATGTGTAGTTGCAAGAAAATCTTAGATTAGCTCGTCTTTTAGCTCAACTCGTGATCCTTCTAAACTCACGTTGTAGAATTGCAAGAAAACCTATAGATCAGATCATCTTTTAGCTCAACTCATGATCCGCTCGAAAAAAATGAACCGAGTATGCATATCTTATATAGTTTGATTGAAGATGATCTTCAGCCAATACTAACTCACTCGATTAAGTTcgatagctcagaaaaatataattaCATATAATAATTATATTCTTGAAATATTCAAGGAAATATGATAATATGGTACCTTATATGATGTGAATTCCTAGGAGTTTCCCCTATGGTAAAGGTGTAATTTTTTTGATGTGAACTGCATTTCTTACTTCTACGGTTGTTGGAATTTAGTTAAGCAAATCTCGAAGTTTAACATAGTTTTTCTATATGTTGTGGATTGTATTTTCTTTGTTCCATATGTAAAAAAGTATAAAACTATTGTTTTGCATAGTTTGAAATTATCTCGAGATGGAATGGAGATCATTACGAGTTGAGTATGAACCAAATTTTACAGCTGAACCTTTTACTCAAGGCAGTCCAAACTTCCTCGAGATTTAATACACCTCCGTTGGGAAAAGAATGTCTCTACAGTAGTATGAGTGCGCATACGGGGCACTCGCTCGGGCTCTCTTTCCCCGATGGAGTTGCAACTCACTCGCAACCATGTTGACGCGTCACATGAGTTGAGTTCCAACGAGTTAGATTAAGATCACCTTAGCGTTGTTTTTTTAGGGAAAGATCAACTTAGCTTATATTCCTTCCGTCATGTAGTATAAGCTAAGGTGAGCCGAGTCCTTTAGCCCTGCTCACACCTCGTGCGTTCAAAATGACTAGGAGAGCAAGTCACGATTCTGTCGTGGAAAGACAATTCCGAGCGAGTGTGGAACTCTTACTCAAGGTTTTGGGTACCGATTTGATGAAAATCTTGGAGGGGAACAAGATTTCCCTCCAAGATTCTGAAACAAAATTTGAATTTTAAATTTAGAATTGTCTAAATATTTTTAAAATAATGTTTGGAGTCAGACAAATGAGGCGGACCATATAGGGCGATAATGGAGGGTAACAACCAACCCAAATTTAAACCAAATTTAAATGTACTCAGATTTTTTTAGGTATTTCACTGGGTATCCAAATCCTGCTCATTACTACTACAGTACTAGCCTAAACGGAAACGGTAGCACTGACagagcggaggtggaggcggacggATAACTCTCTCCTCTCCATCCAGACGACGTGACGTGAGCAACTTCAATTCCGCTTCCCAGCGCTGGAAGCAACCGCGATCCACAAAGCCCACCACTGCATTGCACGGAGGACTGAAGTGGCACGCAACGCTCAACACTTTTGCGCACCGCATCACAGCACAGCGAGTGAAACGCGCCGGCGCGGCGAGAAGGTGGGGAGATGGCGGCGGCGATAGCGCGGAGGGGCGCGGCGCTGGCTATGGTGCTGGCGCGGAGGGGGATGTGCTCCGCCTCgccgcccgcggcggcggcggcggcgctgtcgTCGGAGGAGCTCATTCGGATGGAGCAGGACTGCAGCGCGCACAAGTAGGGTCATTGCTTCTCGGTCTCCTCCCCTCTCTACTCAATCGCACGGGCCCTCGCACACCTCGTGTTCGTGTAAATGTCTGCCTGCAAAATTGCGTCCCCCGAATGGGATTATTCCCCGGATCGCGCGCGTACCGGGCTTCGGCGCTCAGTCGCGACGAAAGGCTGGGATCGTCTACGCGGTCTCCATTTCGATGAACCCCTTTTCATTCTCCTTCGACGCTTGTTCATCTCGACTTCTCGAGATAGTGCCGTGGTTAACCGCCGCTCACCAAATTGAGCTCGCTGAAACGTTTTCTACTGTAACATATATTGGAGAAGTGTGGACAGTAAACCAGGGGTGTTTGTTTAGTACTAGTAGTACCGACCGTGGAAACATTACTCCAATTTCTGTATTTCCTAGACGTAGTTGTGACAGCGACTCCACTGTTTCCCCCTTGTTCGAGCTTGCCCCAAATTCACACATGTGTGGCTTCTGATACCTCGGATCGCTTGTTGCTGCATTGTGTTGCGATGCTCACATTTCTTAGCACTTGCTCTGTTTGATCTGTAGGAAGATTTTAGATTCTGATATTTACTTGAGACATCATCCTTTCTATATTGATGATGGCATTACCAATCTTCTTGTCTGAAATTCTAGCTGTGCTCTAAACATTTTCACTATGTGCAGCTACCACCCCATTCCAATGGTGTTCTCCAAAGGGGAAGGTTCGCACATAGTGGACCCTGAAGGCAACAAATATATTGACTTCCTCTCTGCTTACTCTGCAGTCAATCAGGTTATGTTCTCTGCAGTTAGACATTTGAACTGAATACTATTTACCGTCATAGGTCAGAGGAAGGGGTGACTGTTAGGTTGTTGCATAATCTTCCAGATATCTTATTGTACGCACATAAATGACGTAGTTTTCTCGATTCTTTGTTGTAGGGTCATTGCCATCCAAAAGTACTAAAGGCTTTGATAGAGCAAGCAGAGAGGCTCACACTTAGTTCCAGAGCTTTCTACAATGACAAGTTCCCAGTCTTCGCCGAGTATTTGACAAGCATGTTTGGGTATGATATGATGCTGCCAATGAACACTGGAGCTGAAGGAGTGGAAACAGCTATTAAATTGGCAAGGAAATGGGGCTACGAAAAGAAAAAGATACCAAAAGACGAGGTACGATTTCATGAAAGGTTACAGGTTTcatttgatcatgttaggtatgaGTCCATGTAATTCTGACCTATACATGCTAACGTGCTTAGCTTTCTGGTCCTCTCTGACTAGGCGAGGTTGCATctgtctagcatatgctggttccTGGATAGCCTGCTAACTATTTAAGTATtccatgcaaaaaatgataaaataATAAACAAGCAAATACTTAACGCTCTGTTTGGCACTATCCTGGTTATTTGGTTAACTGTTTCTTTTTTCTAATCAAGCAAGTAAATATATCATGTTTACTTGTTCTATGGCACATAAGATGGATTATGAGAGGAAACCATTGCATGACAATAAACCATACAGAATAATTTACTTATCACAAGTCAAAAGTTGCCTTTCTCACAGCATCTACTACAATAAGCACGCCATAGTCACAGCCTAAGCCTATGTGTGGTGATAGGTCATATACCTCGCTTTCGTACAATGGTGTTGCTCTCTCATGTATTCGCTTGCTCATTTTATCTGGATAACCTGAAAAAAAAATAGATATCATATCATTCCATAAAATAAATGTATACCAAACTTAGTGAGAGGTACAAAAAGCTGTGTTAGCACAGTCTCTGTTTCTACTTGTTCCTAAGTGTTCGTTTGCTCTGCGATAAAACTGAAGCAAAATCATTATATTTTATGTCCTGGCAAACGCATTGGGAGAAACTGGAAGTCCACTGGTACCTAATTCTGTCAAATGTTTGGAGTTCTGCAGGCTTTAATTGTCTCTTGCTGTGGATGTTTCCATGGTCGGACTTTGGGTGTCATCTCTATGAGCTGTGACAATGATGCAACTCGTGGGTTTGGTCCTTTAGTCCCTGGCCATCTAAAAGTTGATTTTGGGGACATCACTGGGTTGGAGAAAATCTTTAAAGGTACTGAACCCATTGACCTCTGTAAAGTGTCAACTATACAAGACTGTTATTAGTGGGTATAAACATTCTGACACCTGACAAACACTATTTTGTCCAGAGCACGGGGATCACATATGCGGTTTTTTGTTTGAACCAATCCAAGGAGAAGCTGGGGTATGAATCTATGAGTTACTTGCCTTTTGTTTTAAAATTTCTACATCTCCATTGCGAGTTATTTCCTATGTGGATGGAAACTATTCTTCCCTAATTGGCATTGCGTAGTGGTACTGTGTCGATAACTCAATATCTAACTCAAGTTTAGAATTTCTGGAAGAGCTTGCTAACTCTGCATGATATGCTCTTTTTTGGTACATCTAAGGGTACAAATAACAAATTAAGATGCACTAGATGTGGTAGCAGTAAAATAATCAACCGTAGAATTATAGTCCTAGAAAAAGGAAAACAAAGAACAAGAGGGTACTTTTTTGTATGGATGGATATAGGACACTAGGGGGGTCCTTTCATTGCAACGTCCTGGCTTTTGAATTGCATCTGATCAGATTCAAGCATTGCTGCGCAATCCTGATATTTTATATCATCTGCCAATATTTAGGTAACTTGATTCTTCATTCACAAAACTAATAACATATGTGTATTTACTCCATTTACCTAATAAAGTGCTAAGCAAACCGTAGCTAGTTTTTACTAGAGAAATATGTTGCATTTATGGTGACTATAGTCATGTTCTACTGTTATT
It includes:
- the LOC127293703 gene encoding ornithine aminotransferase, mitochondrial is translated as MAAAIARRGAALAMVLARRGMCSASPPAAAAAALSSEELIRMEQDCSAHNYHPIPMVFSKGEGSHIVDPEGNKYIDFLSAYSAVNQGHCHPKVLKALIEQAERLTLSSRAFYNDKFPVFAEYLTSMFGYDMMLPMNTGAEGVETAIKLARKWGYEKKKIPKDEALIVSCCGCFHGRTLGVISMSCDNDATRGFGPLVPGHLKVDFGDITGLEKIFKEHGDHICGFLFEPIQGEAGVILPPDGYLKSVRDLCSQYNILMIDDEIQTGIARTGKMLACDWEDVRPDMVILGKALGAGVVPVSAVLADKDIMLCIKPGEHGSTFGGNPLASAVAVASLKVIKDEGLVQRAAELGQEFRNQLQKVQQKFPHIIREIRGRGLLNAVDLSNKALYPASAYDICIKLKERGILAKPTHDTIIRLAPPLSISCEELAEASKALSDVFEHDLPQMQKQIKKPELEAKKPVCDRCGRDL